One segment of Choristoneura fumiferana chromosome 26, NRCan_CFum_1, whole genome shotgun sequence DNA contains the following:
- the LOC141443085 gene encoding E3 ubiquitin-protein ligase COP1-like, protein MSGAGGGAGGAGGTGGAGALGGLGGSLEDKDCELLCPVCFELIDEAYVTRCGHSFCYACIAKSVEQHRRCPKCGAAVATREHMFPNFMLNELVARRRLRAARPPAPPDGGGDRLRSLLAAESRHLAMPDVELMLEVLTRRKRLLEAESAAAHQRLLYEFLAQLHRHRTQQLAQLAREAALVQADMQTVAGALTELRAGAAGLATFPEDAPAGATADAVHALRKELTELAGSVSDSAAPAPDDEGFAGGSGGGWDALANRWRRLVAHFEDFVQCYFAHRADDLYFPAATPARPRRAGPQDDHVPDNEPSTTTKPPCNGDQRLPEGAGVEPPPAPPGPPPGGGAGGAGGLDAFREDLVSFTRYRALRPLATLSYSSDAINYSTIVSTIEFDKDEEFFAIAGVTKRIKVFEYEAVVRDAVDVHYPCAEMQCAHKISCVSWNAYHKNVLASADYEGTVAVWDAGTGQRTRALLEHDKRCWSVHFNRADVRLLASGSDDARVKLWALNADRSVATLEARFNVCCVRFNPRSSCHLAFGSADHCVHYYDLRAPRQPLAVFRDHRKAVSYVKFLDARTLVSASTDSALKMWRVESPRCVRSFTGHANEKNFVGLATEASGRYVACGSENNALYVYYAGLSKPLLAHRFDAVRGFLERGTGGERREDEPSEFVSAVCWRRAPPSERQVLLAANSQGTIKVLELV, encoded by the exons ATGTCGGGCGCGGGCGGTGGCGCGGGGGGCGCCGGGGGCACGGGGGGCGCCGGGGCGCTGGGCGGGCTGGGCGGCTCGCTGGAGGACAAGGACTGCGAGCTGCTGTGCCCGGTGTGCTTCGAGCTGATCGACGAGGCGTACGTGACGCGCTGCGGACACAGCTTCTGCTACGCCTGCATCGCCAAGTCCGTCGAGCAGCACAG ACGGTGTCCGAAGTGCGGCGCGGCGGTGGCGACGCGCGAGCACATGTTCCCCAACTTCATGCTGAACGAGCTGGtggcgcggcggcggctgcgggcggcgcgcccccccgcgccccccgacGGGGGCGGCGACCGCCTGCGCAGCCTGCTGGCCGCAGAGAGCCGCCACCTCGCCATGCCCGACGTGGAGCTCATGCTGGAG GTGCTGACGCGGCGCAAGCGGCTGCTGGAGGCGGAGTCGGCGGCGGCGCACCAGCGGCTGCTGTACGAGTTCCTGGCGCAGCTGCACCGGCACCGCACGCAGCAGCTGGCCCAGCTGGCGCGGGAGGCCGCGCTCGTGCAGGCCGACATGCAGACGGTGGCCGGCGCGCTCACG GAGCtgcgcgcgggcgcggcggggctGGCGACGTTCCCCGAGGACGCGCCCGCCGGCGCCACCGCCGACGCCGTGCACGCGCTACGCAAG GAGTTGACGGAGTTGGCTGGTTCGGTGTCGGAcagcgcggcgcccgcgcccgaCGACGAGGGGTTCGCGGGCGGCAGCGGGGGGGG TTGGGACGCGCTCGCCAACAG GTGGCGGCGCCTGGTGGCGCACTTCGAGGACTTCGTGCAGTGCTACTTCGCGCACCGCGCCGACGACCTGTACTTCCCGGCGGCGACCCCCGCCCGCCCCCGACGCGCC GGCCCGCAGGACGACCACGTGCCCGACAACGAGCCCAGCA CGACGACGAAGCCCCCGTGCAACGGCGACCAGCGGCTGCCGGAGGGCGCGGGCGTGGAGCCCCCCCCGGCGCCCCCCGGGCCGCCCCCcggcgggggcgcggggggcgcgggcggGCTTGACGCCTTCCGCGAGGACCTGGTGTCGTTCACGCGGTACCGCGCGCTGCGTCCGCTGGCCACGCTCTCCTACTCCAGCGACGCCATCAACTACTCCACCATCGTCTCCACCATAG AGTTCGACAAGGACGAGGAGTTCTTCGCGATCGCCGGAGTGACCAAGCGCATTAAGGTGTTCGAGTACGAGGCCGTCGTGAGGGACGCCGTCGACGTGCACTACCCGTGCGCCGAGATGCAGTGCGCGCACAAGATAAGCTGCGTGTCGTGGAACGCGTACCACAAG AACGTGTTGGCGTCGGCGGACTACGAGGGCACGGTGGCGGTGTGGGACGCGGGCACCGGCCAgcgcacgcgcgcgctgctCGAGCACGACAAGCGCTGCTGGAGCGTGCACTTCAACCGCGCCGACGTGCGCCTGCTGGCCTCGGGCTCCGACGACGCGCGCGTCAAGCTGTGGGCGCTCAACGCGGACAG GTCTGTGGCGACGCTGGAGGCGCGCTTCAACGTGTGCTGCGTCCGTTTCAACCCGCGCTCGTCCTGCCACCTGGCGTTCGGCAGCGCCGACCACTGCGTGCACTACTACgacctgcgcgcgccgcgccagcCGCTCGCCGTCTTCCGCGACCACCG CAAGGCGGTGTCGTACGTGAAGTTCCTGGACGCGCGCACGCTGGTGTCCGCGTCGACGGACTCGGCGCTCAAGATGTGGCGCGTGGAGTCGCCGCGCTGCGTGCGCTCCTTCACCGGACACGCCAACGAGAAGAACTTCGTGGGACTCGCCACGGAGGCCAGCGGCCG GTACGTGGCGTGCGGGTCCGAGAACAACGCGCTCTACGTGTATTACGCGGGACTGTCCAAGCCGCTGCTGGCGCATCGCTTTGACGCCGTGCGCGGCTTCCTTGAGAGAG GCACGGGCGGCGAGCGGCGCGAGGACGAGCCGTCGGAGTTCGTGTCGGCGGTGTGctggcgccgcgcgccgccctccGAGCGGCAGGTGCTGCTGGCCGCCAACAGTCAGGGCACCATCAAGGTGCTGGAGCTGGTCTGA